From one Mya arenaria isolate MELC-2E11 chromosome 4, ASM2691426v1 genomic stretch:
- the LOC128232262 gene encoding BTB/POZ domain-containing protein 2-like — protein MMSDSWQHAESFAVTNAHMLDAKVLCDVTIMAGEDKQEVKCHRFMLASRSPVFHTMFCGSLPEAGVVEIPDVEASVFRQVIRFMYSNEIQLMPESVMALLYAAKKYDIEPLTNRCKTFLEKEIAVDNVCTIIDEAVKFDEKDLIQQCLIFVSENSDRVFQSDGIMSISPEALRLVLERVKGERKLQPGEVYATCMKWAELSCMKEGKDNVTSEDLRQHLGDMILLVDFARMSYDSYIDNVVEDDILSNIEKVQCIKEMRLCRRMPSLIARFEGIQSGWLHDGSLDGISFSSSERLNCCSVALYRPVRAGNLTGTLEILEDQEIVLTQNVTISYKGDEKYENVSLVKEITIREGVIYSVRQRLKGPYSYYGENRKETVLLNGVRVKFIDLKHGKLDHRTFLQCGQIHGLTLKQ, from the exons ATGATGTCTGATTCCTGGCAACACGCTGAATCGTTCGCTGTCACAAACGCACACATGCTAGATGCTAAAGTGCTGTGTGACGTCACTATCATGGCAGGAGAGGACAAACAGGAAGTAAAGTGTCACCGGTTCATGCTGGCCAGTCGATCCCCGGTCTTCCACACGATGTTCTGTGGTTCACTTCCGGAAGCTGGTGTCGTCGAGATCCCGGATGTGGAAGCAAGCGTCTTTAGGCAAGTGATCAG GTTCATGTACAGTAACGAAATACAGTTAATGCCCGAATCCGTCATGGCTCTTTTGTATGCTGCAAAGAAATACGACATCGAGCCCTTGACAAATCGCTGCAAGACCTTTTTAGAAAAGGAAATTGCAGTCGACAATGTTTGTACCATCATTGACGAAGCTGTGAAATTCGATGAAAAAGACTTGATTCAGCAATGTCTTATCTTTGTATCAGAAAACAGTGACCGTGTGTTTCAATCCGACGGAATCATGAGTATTTCACCTGAAGCACTTAGATTGGTACTTGAGAGGGTAAAGGGAGAACGGAAACTTCAGCCAGGAGAGGTGTACGCAACATGTATGAAATGGGCGGAGCTATCTTGCATGAAGGAAGGCAAAGATAATGTGACGAGTGAAGACCTCAGACAACATCTTGGCGATATGATACTTCTTGTCGATTTTGCTCGAATGTCTTACGACTCTTATATAGATAACGTTGTTGAGGACGACATTTTGTCCAATATCGAAAAAGTCCAATGTATTAAAGAAATGAGGCTCTGTCGTAGAATGCCTTCTTTAATAGCAAGATTCGAAGGAATTCAATCTGGATGGCTCCATGACGGATCTCTAGATGGTATAAGTTTCAGTTCGTCAGAACGTTTGAATTGTTGTAGTGTAGCTCTTTATCGTCCTGTTAGAGCTGGTAACTTGACTGGTACACTGGAAATCCTTGAGGATCAAGAAATAGTACTGACCCAGAATGTCACTATTTCGTATAAAGGCGACGAAAAGTATGAGAATGTCAGTCTTGTAAAGGAGATTACCATTCGCGAAGGAGTAATTTACTCAGTACGCCAAAGACTAAAAGGACCATATTCATATTACGGTGAAAATCGTAAAGAAACAGTCCTATTGAACGGCGTACGAGTAAAATTCATAGACCTCAAGCATGGAAAATTAGACCACCGCACATTCTTACAATGCGGTCAAATACATGGTCTTAcgcttaaacaataa